One window of the Dreissena polymorpha isolate Duluth1 chromosome 5, UMN_Dpol_1.0, whole genome shotgun sequence genome contains the following:
- the LOC127881426 gene encoding prestalk protein-like: MDADLREPEGCNDDNKGFTDYKGYIDNKGCTDDKGFINDKGCPYEKACTYDKECTDDTGCNDDDKGCTADDKGSTDDKGCNDDATSRIDGKGCADDKGCIDEKGCNDNGMGCTDDDTGCNDDDKGCTDYYKGCTADKGCSDEKGCADYKGCADAKGCADDKGFADDKGFTDDMGCEDDKGFADDKGFTDDMGCEDDKVCTDDKGCADDNSLTTDKGCTDATGCADDKGCADDIGCVDDKGCADDKSLAYAKGCTDDNGCAYDKGLTYDKGCTDDKGCADDKDCADDNECPDDKGCADDKSLTYDKGCTDDNSCADDKGCTDDKGCAVYKGCSDNKGCADGKGCSDDTGCADDKGYADEKFCADNKGCADDKSLTDDKGCHDDTGFADDKSCVDDKGCAEDKGCADDRNLTDDKGCTDDKGCADDKGCAYDKGCVDGKGCADGTGCADEKGCADDKGLTDDKGCTDDKGYADFKGCADDNCYTDDKGLTYDKVCADDTSCTDDIVCTDDKDDKGCNHDEGCNHDKNLTDENGCTDDKGCTHDKGRTDDKGLTYDKVCVDDKGCNDDDKVITDDTGCNDDDNELEDCVILGDDKNRSDEKNMQPFQEDANCGFTKKKASGTGWQLLKRIRVVLRRLCCIQNIKD; the protein is encoded by the exons ATGGATGCAGATTTAAGAGAACCAGAG ggctgcaatgATGATAATAAGGGCTTCACAGATTACAAGGGCTACATTGATAacaagggctgcactgatgacaagggcTTCATCAATGACAAGGGCTGCCCTTATGAAAAGGCCTGCACTTATGACAAAGAATGCACTGATGACACGGGCTGCAATGacgatgacaagggctgcactgcTGATGACAAGGGCagcacagatgacaagggctgcaatgATGATGCCACCAGCCGCATAGATGGCaagggctgcgcagatgacaagggctgcattGATGAAAAGGGCTGCAATGATAATGGTATGGGCTGTACAGATGATGACACGGGCTGCAATgatgatgacaagggctgcactgatTATTACAAGGGATGCACAGCTGACAAGGGCTGCTCTGACGAAAAGGGCTGCGCAGAttacaaaggctgcgcagatgccaagggctgcgcagatgacaaaggcttcGCAGATGATAAGGGATTCACAGATGACATGGGCTGCGAAGATGACAAAGGCTTCGCAGATGATAAGGGATTTACAGATGACATGGGCTGCGAAGATGACAAAGtctgcacagatgacaaaggctgcgcagatgacaacaGTCTCACAACTGACAAGGGATGCACAGATGCCACgggctgtgcagatgacaaaggctgcgcagatgacataGGCTGTgtagatgacaaaggctgcgcagatgacaagaGTCTCGCATATGCTAAGGGATGCACAGATGACAACGGCTGCGCATATGACAAGGGCCTCAcatatgacaaaggctgcacagatgacaaaggctgtgcagatgacaaagaCTGCGCAGATGACAATGAATGcccagatgacaagg gctgcgcagatgacaagaGTCTCACATATGACAAGGGATGCACTGATGACAAtagctgcgcagatgacaaaggctgcacagatgacaaaggctgcgcagttTACAAAGGCTGTTCAGAtaacaaaggctgcgcagatggcAAGGGATGCTCAGATGATACgggctgtgcagatgacaaaggctacgCAGATGAAAAATTCTGCGCAGAtaacaaaggctgcgcagatgacaagaGTCTCACTGATGACAAGGGATGCCATGATGACACGGGCTTCGCAGATGACAAAAGCTGCgtagatgacaaaggctgcgcagaagACAAAGGTTGCGCAGATGACAGGAATCTCACAGATGACAAGGGATGCACAGATGACAAAggttgcgcagatgacaaaggctgtgcaTATGACAAAGGCTGTGTAGATGGCAAGGGATGCGCAGATGGCACGGGCTGCGCAGATGagaaaggctgcgcagatgacaagggTCTCACAGATGACAAGGGatgcacagatgacaagggctaCGCAGATttcaaaggctgcgcagatgacaattGCTATACAGATGACAAGGGCCTAACTTATGACAAGGTCTGCGCAGATGACACGAGCTGCACTGATGACATTGTGTGCACAGATGACAAGG atgacaaaggctgcaatCACGACGAGGGCTGCAATCATGACAAGAACCTCACTGATGAAAATggctgcactgatgacaagggctgcacacATGATAAAGGCCGCACCGATGACAAGGGCCTAACGTATGACAAGGTATGTgttgatgacaagggctgcaatgATGATGACAAGGTCATAACTGATGACACTGGCTGCAATGATGATGACAACGAGCTTGAGGATTGCGTGATACTGGGTGATGACAAGAACCGCTCTGATGAAAAGAACATGCAGCCATTTCAGGAAGACGCCAATTGTGGCTTTACAAAGAAGAAGGCGTCGGGCACAGGATGGCAACTCCTAAAAAGAATCCGTGTAGTATTAAGACGATTATGTTGCATTCAGAACATCAAAGACTAA